A window of the Dyadobacter pollutisoli genome harbors these coding sequences:
- a CDS encoding TonB-dependent receptor yields the protein MKKTFYRQNYLLKIMRISLIQMMMIVGFTQLSFAFDGFGQEVLNRRLTINIKEQKIGAALNQIGKLSGVNFMYSPELIRSQRKVTFSAKEEKLEAILDNFLTPLQVTYEVSGKQILLKRASSKPSTATPESTGSSIKTIQSIDTPVKGKVVDAAGGSVPGATIVLKGSSSVGTTTDADGAFSLNVPDGSTTLVVSSIGFLTQEVDITNKSMVDVTLQSDVKALSEVVVTGYSSQSKRDITGAVSTVDATELTKVAAPNVAQQLQGRVAGVTVTSNNSPGGEATVRIRGFGTINNNDPLYVIDGVPTKGGLNSINPNNIESMQVLKDASSASIYGSRAANGVIIITTKKGKAGAPRFAFNSRAGLQTGKVDLDLIKDPQQFGDLLWTQRKNAGVLTNGNPSHQQYGNGANAVVPDYILAGSSYGLFEGDPKTNPSLYNYNRTGFYQIVKANKEGTDWHKEILRPAAIQEYNVGATGGTESGRYAIAFNYFKQDGVLIHTSFNRYSLRSNTEFSFKKRIRVGENLEVSYTENKGYYNNNGTSSSANNQDGNPIGNGYRIPSIIPVYDIMGNFAATRAAGLGPATNPVAQLWRTRKNQTNNFRAFGNAYLEVDILKDLTAKSSIGIDITAANRVGYTLLDLEEAEIEAANALTNANAYDINWTWSNTLNYNKTLGNIHKLGVLLGTEAIKGTGRDFSATRTTFFSEDPQYMFLNSGTAGINNTGAGYEWALFSIFGKVNYSLLDRYLLEATVRRDGSSRFGQNNRYGTFPAFSAGWRLSEEAFLKPVSWIDDLKIRAGWGQTGNQEIGNYNGFSTYRSSLSLSSYAIDGSNNAVQPGFDTDAFGNPNAKWETTTQTNVGLDATFLKGMFGLNLDLYNRTTSDMLYQVSLPATQGVATIPYVNVGEMNNKGIDLGIDFNNKALNGDLTYSVGVNFSTYKNEVKKLNNSATAVLLGPAIRSYTWTRSVAGMPLYSFYGLQIDGIYQNQGDVDSGPKYPGYAAIGKYKYHDTDGDGTITDNDRKFLGNPHPDFTYGINLNVGYKNFDLSAFFQGVKGNQIINMVKRWVDFNNQAGNRSLRMLNDSWTPSNPDAVLPILDANDSRSQQPSSYFIEDGSYFRMKNLTLGYTLPSTMLSKIGFESARVYLQAQNLFTITKYSGIDPEVTSVGSTPGSTVLGVDQGNYPNSKMYQIGINFGF from the coding sequence ATGAAAAAAACCTTTTACCGGCAGAATTACCTGCTCAAAATTATGAGAATCAGCCTCATACAAATGATGATGATCGTCGGGTTCACGCAGCTGTCCTTTGCCTTCGATGGTTTCGGGCAGGAAGTGCTGAACCGCCGGCTTACGATCAACATTAAGGAACAAAAAATCGGAGCAGCTTTAAACCAGATCGGTAAACTTTCGGGCGTCAATTTCATGTACAGCCCTGAACTGATCCGGTCCCAACGCAAAGTAACTTTCAGCGCAAAAGAAGAGAAGCTGGAAGCTATACTGGATAATTTTCTCACGCCTTTGCAGGTTACCTACGAAGTTTCGGGCAAACAGATCCTTCTGAAAAGAGCATCTTCCAAGCCGTCGACCGCTACTCCTGAAAGCACCGGCTCATCCATTAAAACCATTCAGTCCATCGATACTCCGGTGAAAGGAAAGGTTGTGGACGCTGCGGGCGGCAGTGTTCCGGGAGCGACGATTGTTTTGAAAGGAAGCTCGTCGGTCGGTACTACTACGGACGCAGACGGAGCCTTTTCGCTGAATGTACCCGACGGCAGCACCACGCTGGTTGTGTCATCGATCGGCTTTCTGACGCAGGAAGTTGACATTACCAACAAATCAATGGTGGACGTCACATTGCAATCTGATGTAAAAGCATTGAGCGAGGTGGTAGTTACCGGATACTCGTCTCAATCCAAGAGAGATATTACCGGCGCGGTAAGTACCGTTGACGCTACCGAGCTGACCAAAGTGGCTGCCCCGAACGTTGCCCAGCAGTTGCAGGGACGTGTGGCTGGTGTTACTGTTACTTCCAATAACTCGCCGGGTGGTGAGGCCACTGTACGTATCCGTGGTTTTGGAACGATCAACAACAATGATCCTTTGTACGTGATCGACGGGGTACCGACAAAAGGCGGATTGAACAGCATTAACCCGAACAACATAGAGTCAATGCAGGTTTTGAAGGATGCTTCTTCGGCTTCTATTTATGGTTCAAGGGCGGCGAATGGTGTTATCATTATCACTACCAAAAAAGGAAAAGCAGGTGCTCCGAGATTTGCATTCAATTCAAGAGCGGGTTTGCAGACAGGTAAAGTTGATCTTGACCTGATCAAAGATCCGCAGCAATTCGGTGACCTGCTTTGGACGCAACGCAAAAATGCAGGTGTACTGACTAATGGTAACCCGTCGCATCAGCAATACGGCAATGGTGCCAATGCAGTGGTACCCGACTACATTCTGGCAGGATCGAGCTACGGGTTGTTTGAAGGTGACCCAAAAACCAACCCTTCGCTTTACAACTACAACCGCACAGGTTTTTACCAGATCGTGAAAGCAAATAAAGAAGGTACCGACTGGCACAAGGAAATCCTGCGCCCGGCTGCGATCCAGGAATACAATGTAGGTGCTACTGGTGGGACAGAAAGCGGAAGGTATGCGATCGCATTCAATTACTTCAAGCAGGACGGTGTGTTGATCCACACTTCTTTTAACCGTTATTCATTGCGTTCCAATACTGAATTCTCGTTCAAAAAACGCATCAGGGTTGGTGAAAACCTGGAAGTAAGTTATACGGAAAACAAGGGTTACTATAACAATAACGGAACTTCAAGCTCGGCCAACAACCAGGATGGGAACCCGATCGGAAACGGATACCGTATTCCTTCGATCATCCCGGTGTATGATATCATGGGCAATTTCGCTGCTACGAGAGCGGCGGGACTCGGACCTGCTACCAATCCTGTGGCGCAGCTTTGGAGAACCAGAAAAAACCAGACTAACAACTTCCGCGCATTTGGTAATGCATACCTGGAAGTAGATATCCTGAAAGACCTGACTGCGAAATCGAGCATTGGTATCGACATTACCGCTGCCAACCGCGTAGGTTATACCCTGCTGGATTTGGAAGAAGCCGAAATCGAAGCGGCCAATGCTTTGACTAATGCCAATGCGTACGACATTAACTGGACGTGGTCGAATACATTGAACTACAACAAAACATTGGGCAACATTCATAAACTGGGTGTCCTTTTGGGAACGGAAGCCATTAAAGGTACCGGTCGCGACTTTTCTGCGACCCGTACTACATTCTTCTCCGAAGATCCTCAGTACATGTTCCTTAACTCAGGTACGGCGGGTATCAACAATACGGGCGCTGGCTACGAATGGGCACTTTTCTCCATTTTCGGAAAGGTCAACTACTCATTGCTGGACCGCTACCTGCTTGAAGCTACGGTACGCCGCGATGGTTCTTCAAGATTTGGTCAAAACAACCGGTACGGAACATTCCCAGCATTCAGCGCGGGATGGAGACTTTCGGAAGAAGCATTCCTGAAACCGGTATCGTGGATTGACGACTTGAAAATAAGAGCTGGCTGGGGTCAAACCGGCAACCAGGAAATTGGTAACTACAATGGATTCAGCACTTACCGTTCAAGCCTGAGCCTTTCTTCGTATGCAATCGACGGCTCTAACAATGCGGTACAGCCTGGCTTTGATACCGATGCATTCGGAAACCCGAACGCCAAATGGGAGACTACCACGCAGACCAACGTTGGTTTGGACGCAACATTTCTCAAAGGAATGTTTGGTCTGAACCTGGATTTGTACAACAGGACCACCTCGGACATGCTTTATCAGGTGAGTTTGCCTGCTACTCAGGGTGTCGCCACGATTCCTTATGTCAATGTAGGTGAAATGAATAATAAGGGTATTGATCTTGGGATTGATTTTAACAACAAAGCATTGAATGGTGACCTTACCTATTCAGTAGGCGTCAATTTCTCGACTTACAAAAACGAGGTTAAAAAGCTGAACAACAGCGCAACAGCAGTTCTTTTAGGACCAGCGATCCGTAGCTATACTTGGACGCGTTCAGTAGCCGGAATGCCATTGTACTCATTCTACGGTTTGCAGATCGACGGTATTTACCAAAATCAGGGCGATGTGGATAGCGGACCAAAATATCCTGGTTACGCTGCAATTGGTAAATACAAATACCACGATACGGACGGCGACGGTACCATTACCGATAACGACCGCAAGTTCCTCGGTAACCCGCATCCTGACTTTACCTATGGTATCAACCTGAATGTAGGTTACAAAAACTTTGACCTCTCGGCATTCTTCCAGGGCGTAAAAGGCAATCAGATCATTAACATGGTAAAGCGCTGGGTAGATTTCAACAACCAGGCGGGTAACCGCAGCCTTCGCATGCTGAATGACTCGTGGACTCCGTCAAATCCTGATGCTGTGTTGCCGATCCTGGATGCAAACGATAGCCGCAGCCAGCAGCCTTCGAGCTACTTCATTGAAGACGGCTCCTATTTCAGAATGAAAAACCTGACGCTGGGCTACACATTGCCCTCCACAATGCTGTCGAAAATCGGTTTCGAAAGCGCACGTGTGTACCTGCAGGCCCAAAATCTTTTCACGATCACCAAATACAGCGGTATCGATCCTGAGGTTACGTCGGTTGGCTCCACTCCGGGCAGCACAGTGCTTGGGGTAGATCAGGGAAATTATCCTAATTCCAAAATGTACCAGATCGGTATCAATTTCGGATTCTAA